The following are encoded together in the Salvia hispanica cultivar TCC Black 2014 chromosome 6, UniMelb_Shisp_WGS_1.0, whole genome shotgun sequence genome:
- the LOC125193240 gene encoding protein DETOXIFICATION 49-like, which yields MISQESTYYISRGDCNNNINTTTLKHTQTQSPSKKKMLNPLVPFSPTCIDQKPPKTTTTTTTTTVPTPSPSNILKEAKAISDVSVPMIITSLILYLRSLISLMFLGHLGPLPLAGGALAVGFANITGYSVLSGLASGMEPICAQSHGAHRFKQLGLALQRATLLLLLASLPISLLWLNMHHILLLCGQDPAIAAAARSYILASLPDLAANSLLHPLRIYLRTQSITMPLAYCAALAVLLHVPITYLLVTVLSLGVPGVAAAAVITNLNLVLCILAYVARSGAYKKTWGGFSSKSLTNWGPLLNLAVPSCVSVCLEWWWYEIMILLCGLLANPRATVGSMGILIQTTSLIYIFPSSLSMGVSARVGNQLGAGRPQGARTAAVLGLCASLLAGIAALAFAVSVRNVWAGMFTGDAEIAALTAAVLPVIGLCELGNCPQTTGYGVLRGTARPRMGAGINVGCFYLVGMPVAVGLCFYLGYDFKGLWMGLLAAQASCAAAMLVVVMRTDWDEEASRAKELTGKADHESDGLISSSDDIKMMILRLEIE from the exons ATGATAAGTCAAG AATCCACTTACTATATAAGTAGAGGGGATTGCAACAATAACATCAACACCACTACCCttaaacacacacaaacacaatccccctccaaaaaaaaaatgttgaatcCTTTGGTTCCCTTCTCTCCAACATGTATTGATCAAAAACCaccaaaaacaacaacaacaacaacaacaacaacagtACCAACGCCGTCGCCTTCCAATATTTTGAAGGAGGCCAAAGCAATCTCGGACGTGTCCGTCCCAATGATCATCACCAGCCTCATCCTCTACTTGCGCTCGTTGATCTCCCTCATGTTCCTCGGCCACCTGGGGCCCCTCCCCCTCGCAGGTGGCGCCCTGGCTGTCGGCTTCGCCAACATCACTGGCTACTCTGTCCTGTCCGGCCTTGCGTCCGGGATGGAGCCCATCTGCGCCCAATCCCACGGGGCCCACCGCTTCAAGCAACTCGGCCTCGCCCTCCAACGCGccaccctcctcctcctcctggCCTCCCTCCCCATCTCCCTCCTCTGGCTCAACATGCACCACATCCTCCTCCTCTGCGGCCAGGACCCGGCCATCGCTGCGGCCGCCCGCTCCTACATCCTCGCCTCCCTCCCCGACCTCGCCGCCAACTCCCTCCTCCACCCCCTCCGCATCTACCTCCGCACGCAGTCCATCACAATGCCCCTGGCCTACTGCGCCGCCCTCGCCGTCCTCCTCCACGTCCCCATCACCTACCTCCTCGTCACCGTCCTCTCCCTCGGCGTCCCTggcgtcgccgccgccgccgtcatCACAAACCTCAACCTCGTCCTCTGCATCCTCGCCTACGTGGCGAGGTCAGGGGCCTACAAGAAAACATGGGGCGGTTTCTCCAGCAAATCTCTGACAAACTGGGGACCGCTCCTGAACCTCGCGGTCCCCAGCTGTGTCAGTGTTTGTCTGGAGTGGTGGTGGTATGAGATCATGATCCTCCTATGTGGCCTCCTGGCAAACCCCAGGGCCACTGTGGGGTCCATGGGGATCCTGATCCAGACCACCTcccttatttatattttccccTCGTCCCTGAGCATGGGGGTCTCGGCCAGGGTCGGGAACCAGCTCGGGGCGGGGCGGCCGCAGGGGGCGAGGACGGCGGCCGTCCTCGGCCTCTGCGCCAGCCTCCTCGCCGGCATTGCCGCGCTGGCGTTCGCGGTCTCGGTGAGGAACGTCTGGGCGGGGATGTTCACCGGCGACGCCGAGATCGCGGCGCTGACGGCGGCGGTGCTGCCGGTGATCGGTCTCTGCGAGCTCGGGAACTGCCCGCAGACGACCGGGTACGGGGTGCTGCGGGGGACGGCGCGGCCGAGGATGGGGGCCGGGATCAATGTGGGGTGCTTTTACCTGGTGGGGATGCCGGTGGCGGTGGGGCTGTGCTTCTACCTTGGGTATGACTTCAAGGGGCTGTGGATGGGGCTGCTGGCGGCGCAGGCGTCGTGCGCGGCGGCGATGCTGGTGGTGGTGATGAGGACGGATTGGGATGAGGAAGCGAGCAGGGCAAAGGAGTTGACTGGAAAAGCCGACCATGAAAGCGATGGCTTGATTTCTTCATCGGATGATATCAAAATGATGATTCTCAGGCTTGAAATTgaatga
- the LOC125192482 gene encoding protein EMBRYO SAC DEVELOPMENT ARREST 30 — protein MAWSERIKMKSKIKWAALAGLMLSFTSILVHLFLAKSSASLVMYSAVTAFSEDLTHFDGPVRKGAGYRRLWGRVNALEHLQPYANPRSTPYLVPNKQNNGFIYAKIHGGFEKIRTSICDLVAVARLLNATLVIPEIQQSLQSKGVSSSFKSFSYLYDEEHFVEALVSDVIVVKSLPSHLMEGRKQKQYPVFKPKSSSSPKFYLQEVLPKLKSAKVIGLILNDGGGLQPILPSSLVEYQRLRCRVGFHVLRFRAEILEVAHQMVARLQGSGQPYIAYNPGLKRETLAYHGCAELFQDIHTELIQYRRAQMIKQGLVKEELSVDSYARKGNGSCPLMPEEVGLLLRAMGYPPRTRIYLAGSETFGGQRVLIPLRAMYANLVDRTSLCSKQELANVIGWENQLPTDSYVFPAKKSAKQPKEDWKRAGPRPRPLPPPPDRPIYGHEREGWYGWILEKDSEPDPSPNDLRDQAHRLLWDALDYIVSLKADAFFPGFDNDGSGSADFSSLVMGHRLFDMASTRTYRPDRKYITELLNTTSDHIYRPPRNWTLAVREHLNNSMGEDGLVKGFRRVKPKSFLSHPLPECLCTTIKRADLKQLQKSSKYKTIYEGQDECPNGIARPGPRESSDEDTEAQEDETDTDIIESDESSPAETIPSMEQDEEMDPDD, from the exons ATGGCGTGGTCTGAGAGGATTAAAATGAAATCGAAGATAAAATGGGCGGCTCTCGCGGGACTAATGTTGTCGTTTACTTCGATATTGGTGCATTTGTTCCTTGCAAAGTCGAGTGCCAGTCTTGTGATGTACAGTGCAGTCACTGCTTTCAGTGAGGATTTAACTCACTTTGACGGCCCCGTCAGAAAG GGTGCTGGTTATAGAAGGTTGTGGGGAAGAGTCAATGCTTTGGAGCACTTACAGCCGTATGCAAACCCAAGAAGTACTCCATATCTCG TTCCCAATAAACAGAACAATGGTTTCATTTATGCTAAAATTCATGGCGGCTTTGAGAAGATTAGAACCTCG ATCTGCGATCTTGTTGCTGTGGCGAGGCTTCTAAATGCTACCCTAGTCATACCAGAGATCCAACAGAGCCTACAATCAAAAGGCGTCAG TTCCAGCTTCAAGAGTTTTTCTTACCTTTATGACGAAGAGCATTTTGTGGAAGCTCTGGTAAGTGATGTAATCGTTGTAAAGAGCCTACCATCTCACTTGATGGAGGGCCGGAAACAGAAACAATATCCAGTCTTCAAACCCAAGAGTTCTTCCTCTCCAAAATTTTATCTGCAAGAAGTTTTACCAAAACTAAAGAGTGCAAAGGTCATTGGCCTAATACTTAATGATGGAGGAGGCTTACAG CCCATCCTCCCCTCAAGCTTGGTCGAGTATCAGAGGCTCAGGTGCCGAGTTGGATTTCATGTGCTGCGTTTTCGTGCAGAAATTTTGGAAGTTGCTCATCAAATGGTAGCAAG GCTACAAGGTTCTGGTCAACCATATATTGCTTACAATCCCGGGTTGAAGAGAGAGACCCTAGCTTATCATGGTTGTGCTGAACTTTTTCAG GACATACACACAGAACTCATTCAGTACCGTCGAGCACAGATGATTAAACAAGGATTAGTTAAAGAAGAGCTAAGTGTGGATTCATATGCTAGAAAAGGAAATGGTTCTTGCCCACTGATGCCAGAAGAG GTTGGACTTCTCCTTCGAGCTATGGGTTACCCTCCTAGAACAAGAATATACTTGGCAGGTTCTGAAACCTTTGGTGGTCAAAGAGTACTGATTCCTTTACGTGCCATGTACGCCAATTTAGTGGATCGAACTTCTTTGTGCAGTAAACAAGAGTTGGCAAATGTAATTGGCTGGGAAAACCAACTTCCCACAGATTCTTATGTATTTCCAGCAAAAAAGAGTGCAAAGCAACCAAAAGAAGATTGGAAAAGGGCTGGTCCGCGTCCCCGTCCTCTCCCTCCGCCTCCTGATAGGCCTATTTATGGACATGAGAGAGAAGGCTGGTATGGATGGATTTTGGAAAAAGATTCAGAACCAGACCCTTCCCCAAATGATTTAAGGGACCAAGCTCATCGTTTGCTATGGGATGCTCTTGATTATATAGTCTCTCTGAAGGCTGACGCATTCTTTCCTGGTTTCGACAATGATGGTAGTGGATCTGCAGATTTTTCCAGCTTAGTCATGGGACATAGGTTGTTTGATATGGCCTCAACTAGAACATATAGACCCGACAG GAAATATATTACCGAACTCTTAAACACCACCAGTGATCACATTTACCGTCCTCCACGCAATTGGACTCTTGCTGTAAGAGAACACCTCAACAATAGCATGGGAGAAGACGGCCTTGTGAAAGGGTTTCGTCGGGTGAAACCAAAGTCATTTCTTTCGCACCCCCTGCCCGAGTGCTTATGCACAACCATCAAGCGTGCTGATCTTAAGCAGTTGCAGAAGAGCAGTAAATATAAAACCATATACGAAGGCCAAGATGAGTGCCCCAACGGAATTGCACGACCTGGGCCACGAGAGAGCAGCGATGAGGATACCGAAGCACAAGAAGATGAAACTGATACAGATATTATCGAATCTGATGAAAGTAGCCCAGCTGAGACGATTCCCTCCATGGAGCAGGACGAGGAAATGGACCCCGATGATTAA
- the LOC125192548 gene encoding BAG family molecular chaperone regulator 3-like, with the protein MNKDYILRMKPNKANKSPTGGGEVAGGWEVRPGGMLVQKRNSDCNHIVSNIKVRVKHGSVYHDVVISSQASFGELKKMVAGATGVHTQDQKMIYKEKERDSKSFLDSVGVRDGSKIVMVEDEVSREKRCLESRKNAKLDKASKEIAEIRFEVDALAKKVGAIELEINGGKKVVETVFLGLIELLMKQLIKLDAIAADGDVKLQRRMQVKRVQKYIETLDMLKMRNSNLENMQQYQKIYKEPVSKTCQKQQEMKRINGGFNHGQVVVTTKWETF; encoded by the exons ATGAACAAAGACTACATTTTGAGGATGAAACCCAACAAGGCCAACAAATCCCCCACCGGCGGCGGCGAGGTCGCCGGAGGGTGGGAAGTCCGGCCAGGTGGGATGCTGGTGCAGAAGAGGAACTCAGATTGTAATCACATTGTTTCAAACATCAAAGTTAGAGTGAAACATGGCTCAGTTTACCATGATGTTGTGATCAGCTCTCAAGCTAGTTTTG GTGAGCTAAAGAAGATGGTGGCAGGGGCAACTGGGGTGCACACACAAGATCAGAAGATGATTTACAAGGAAAAGGAGAGAGATTCAAAATCATTTCTTGATAGTGTTGGTGTAAGAGATGGCTCAAAGATTGTGATGGTTGAAGATGAAGTgagtagagagaaaagatgCCTTGAATCAAGAAAGAATGCTAAATTGGACAAGGCATCAAAGGAGATTGCTGAGATCAGATTTGAGGTTGATGCCCTTGCAAAAAAG GTGGGAGCAATTGAATTGGAAATTAATGGAGGCAAGAAAGTTGTGGAGACAGTTTTTTTGGGCTTGATTGAATTGTTGATGAAACAGCTCATAAAGTTGGATGCAATTGCTGCTGATGGAGATGTAAAGCTCCAGAGAAGAATGCAG GTGAAAAGGGTGCAGAAGTACATAGAAACTCTTGACATGCTGAAGATGAGGAATTCCAACCTAGAAAATATGCAGCAATACCAGAAGATTTACAAGGAACCGGTGTCGAAAACTTGCCAAAAACAGCAAGAAATGAAGAGGATTAATGGGGGTTTCAATCATGGGCAAGTGGTGGTTACAACAAAATGGGAGACATTTTGA
- the LOC125192484 gene encoding lysophospholipid acyltransferase 1-like: MELPEMDSMASAIGVSVPVLRFLLCFVATIPVSFLHRFFPGGPTGRHFYAAATGAALSYLSFGFSSNLHFVVPMLLGYASMALCRKYCGIITFFLAFGYLIGCHVYYMSGDAWKEGGIDATGALMVITLKIISCVINYNDGILKDEDLREAQKKNRLLKMPSLLEYFGYCLCCGSHFAGPVYEMKDYIEWTERKGIWQPSDKGRSPSPYFATLRALLQSAICMGLYLYLVPQFPLSRFTEPAYQEYGFLKKLSYQYMAGFTARWKYYFIWSISEASTIISGLGFSGWTDSNPPKPKWDRAINVDILGLELAKSAVQIPLVWNIQVSTWLRHYVYERLIQKGKKPGFLQLLATQTVSAVWHGLYPGYIIFFVQSALMIAGSRALYRWQQASQAGLVKKLLGLFNFVYTLLVLNYSAVGFMVLSLHETLTAYGSVYYIGTVLPVVLLLLGKIIKPARPARSKARKAE, encoded by the exons ATGGAGCTGCCGGAGATGGATTCCATGGCGTCGGCGATCGGAGTCTCGGTCCCCGTCCTCCGCTTCCTTCTGTGCTTCGTCGCCACCATTCCTGTCAGCTTCCTCCACCGATTCTTCCCCGGGGGCCCCACCGGCCGCCACTTCTACGCCGCCGCCACCGGGGCCGCCCTCTCGTACCTCTCCTTCGGATTCTCCTCCAATCTGCATTTCGTCGTGCCGATGCTGCTAGGCTACGCGTCGATGGCGCTCTGCCGGAAGTACTGCGGGATAATCACCTTTTTCCTGGCGTTTGGGTACCTTATCGGATG CCATGTCTACTACATGAGTGGTGATGCATGGAAGGAAGGAGGTATTGACGCTACAG GTGCTCTGATGGTGATAACTCTGAAAATTATATCATGTGTCATAAACTACAATGATGGAATCCTCAAAGATGAGGATCTACGTGAAGCACAAAAGAAAAATCGGTTGCTGAAGATGCCATCATTATTGGAATACTTTGGCTACTGCCTCTGTTGTGGAAGTCACTTTGCGGGTCCTGTTTATGAAATGAAAGACTATATTGAATGGACTGAGAGGAAAGGg ATATGGCAGCCTTCGGATAAGGGACGGTCACCCTCCCCTTATTTCGCAACTCTCAGAGCTCTTCTGCAGTCTGCTATCTGCATGGGCTTGTACCTATATCTTGTACCACAATTCCCACTTTCCCGATTCACAGAGCCAGCGTACCAAGAATATGGGTTCTTGAAGAAATTAAGTTACCAGTACATGGCAGGTTTCACTGCTCGttggaagtattattttatttggtcaATTTCAGAAGCTTCTACTATTATTTCCGGACTGGGATTCAGTGGCTGGACAGATTCAAATCCACCCAAACCCAAATGGGACCGTGCAATAAATGTCGATATATTAGGTCTGGAGTTGGCCAAGAGTGCAGTGCAGATACCACTTGTGTGGAATATTCAAGTCAGCACCTGGCTTAGGCACT ATGTCTATGAGAGGCTGATCCAGAAAGGTAAGAAACCGGGATTCCTCCAGTTGCTAGCTACTCAAACCGTGAGCGCAGTGTGGCAT GGACTGTATCCCGGGTACATCATATTCTTTGTTCAATCCGCTTTAATGATTGCTGGTTCAAGAG CTCTTTATAGATGGCAGCAAGCCAGCCAAGCAGGTCTGGTTAAGAAGCTACTCGGTTTATTCAACTTCGTTTACACCCTTCTCGTGTTGAACTATTCAGCCGTTGGTTTCATG GTACTGAGTCTGCACGAGACGCTCACTGCATATGGGAGTGTCTACTACATCGGTACTGTTCTTCCAGTTGTCTTGCTCCTGCTAGGAAAAATCATCAAGCCGGCAAGGCCAGCTCGATCAAAAGCTCGAAAAGCTGAGTGA
- the LOC125192069 gene encoding uncharacterized protein LOC125192069 → MEKYFGNAYRGDPGVPHADPERFVNIWIGSAAFSALTWVNPYIWTLSNQFNWHDKAMLFEQYHWKKARAKNQPYQFQWNQMDKKVRDSYYFNWPVYFP, encoded by the exons ATGGAGAAGTATTTCGGAAACGCTTATCGGGGCGACCCGGGAGTTCCTCACGCTGACCCGGAAAGGTTCGTCAACATATGGATCGGCTCCGCCGCCTTCTCCGCCCTTACCTGGGTTAACCCTTACATCTGGACTCTCTCCAACCAATTCAA CTGGCATGACAAGGCAATGCTTTTCGAACAATATCACTGGAAGAAAGCGCGTGCCAAGAATCAACCATATCAATTCCAG TGGAATCAAATGGACAAGAAAGTGCGAGACTCGTACTACTTCAACTGGCCTGTCTACTTCCCATAG